In one Hydrogenobacter sp. genomic region, the following are encoded:
- a CDS encoding ATP-binding protein — protein MAENCPICGGTGFVDKGRTVEICSCKFKSKDIAKYLNIPPRFVNADFENYVPVSSSQVQALKVCISFAHSFDPSEGKGLTLLGPPHMGKTHLAVSVLKSIYTNKSVRGIFFDTKDMFFKLKSVMEDSERYTKLMHVLLRSPLLVLDDLGSERLSDWQREIITHIISYRYNHMKSTIITTNYALRKVNEKEVAKTIEDRLSEAVVSKIHQMNTILYLIP, from the coding sequence ATGGCTGAAAATTGTCCCATCTGTGGTGGCACAGGATTTGTGGATAAGGGTCGCACAGTTGAGATATGCTCCTGCAAATTTAAATCTAAAGACATAGCGAAGTATCTGAACATCCCTCCAAGGTTTGTAAATGCTGACTTTGAAAATTACGTTCCAGTGTCAAGCTCTCAAGTACAGGCTCTGAAAGTTTGCATCTCTTTTGCTCACAGCTTTGATCCTTCCGAAGGTAAGGGACTGACACTTTTAGGTCCTCCACATATGGGAAAGACGCATCTGGCTGTTTCAGTTTTAAAAAGCATTTACACCAACAAGAGCGTGAGAGGTATCTTTTTTGACACAAAAGATATGTTTTTCAAACTCAAGAGTGTGATGGAAGATAGTGAAAGATACACAAAGCTCATGCACGTATTACTCCGTAGTCCTCTTTTGGTACTTGATGATCTTGGAAGCGAGCGCCTCTCGGACTGGCAAAGAGAGATAATTACTCACATAATCTCATACAGATACAACCACATGAAAAGCACTATAATAACTACCAACTATGCTCTACGAAAGGTAAATGAAAAAGAGGTAGCTAAAACCATAGAAGATCGCCTTTCTGAAGCTGTAGTATCTAAAATACATCAAATGAACACCATCTTGTATCTCATACCATGA
- a CDS encoding HD domain-containing protein, producing the protein MFKDFSDPIYGFVRVEDHELKLIDSVPFQRLRYVRQLGVAYLVFPSAQHTRFEHSLGVMELSTRIYNSLGLKDRRLLQIVRLAGLLHDIGHPPFSHTTEVLLGSKGHEDVGYRVVTQGQIMDTLRKEGFSWDEIELIARLAFKRCKDSSETLLSNIITGEFGSDRMDYLRRDAYFCGTSYGFFDYERLLNHIELVEGKKTVNMSAIRALESFILGRYFMYVQVYFHKVVRILNIHLIEMIENFFGKEYFLNTDLLMTLTDGDILSVALKHPEDLHVRRLIGREHFREVFHTQSKKEFEEVKEELVSIYEPELMRFDYVSKKVLDEDIPISENGKTFSLKELSGILSNLRDIEIYRIYAEKSMIDELKSFLAKRGYYGKR; encoded by the coding sequence ATGTTTAAGGATTTTTCCGATCCTATATACGGTTTTGTGAGGGTGGAGGATCACGAACTTAAACTGATAGATTCCGTACCTTTCCAAAGGCTCAGGTACGTAAGACAGTTAGGGGTAGCTTATTTGGTGTTTCCTTCTGCTCAGCACACACGTTTTGAACACTCTTTAGGCGTTATGGAGCTATCCACACGCATATACAACAGCTTAGGTTTAAAAGATAGGAGACTTTTACAGATAGTTAGGCTCGCAGGACTTTTACACGATATAGGACATCCTCCCTTTTCTCACACCACTGAGGTTCTTCTTGGTAGTAAAGGACATGAAGATGTAGGTTATAGGGTAGTAACTCAGGGTCAAATTATGGATACACTTAGAAAGGAAGGATTTTCGTGGGATGAAATAGAACTGATAGCAAGATTGGCTTTCAAGAGGTGTAAAGACAGCTCCGAAACACTCCTATCCAACATAATAACTGGTGAGTTCGGATCAGACAGGATGGATTATCTGAGAAGGGATGCATACTTTTGTGGAACATCATACGGATTTTTTGATTACGAAAGGCTTTTAAATCATATTGAGCTGGTGGAAGGTAAAAAAACAGTAAACATGAGCGCCATAAGAGCCTTAGAGAGCTTTATTCTTGGGCGATACTTTATGTATGTCCAGGTGTATTTTCACAAAGTGGTGAGAATTCTTAATATACATCTAATTGAGATGATAGAGAATTTTTTTGGAAAAGAGTACTTTCTGAATACGGACTTACTTATGACTTTAACGGATGGGGATATACTTTCAGTGGCGCTCAAGCATCCGGAAGACTTGCATGTGAGGAGGCTCATAGGCAGGGAGCATTTCAGGGAAGTTTTTCACACCCAATCAAAAAAAGAGTTTGAAGAAGTCAAAGAGGAGTTAGTTTCCATATACGAACCTGAACTCATGAGATTTGATTATGTAAGCAAAAAAGTGCTGGATGAGGATATTCCTATTTCGGAAAATGGTAAAACTTTTTCGCTAAAAGAATTATCAGGAATACTTTCTAACCTGAGGGACATAGAAATATACCGCATTTATGCAGAAAAAAGTATGATAGATGAACTCAAAAGCTTTCTTGCAAAGAGGGGATATTATGGTAAGCGTTAG
- the purL gene encoding phosphoribosylformylglycinamidine synthase subunit PurL: protein MVEAYKLHGLTKEEYERILEKLGREPNEVELGILGAMWSEHCSYKSSKRLLRMFPTKSDAVIVGPGENAGVVKVDDDVWIAFKVESHNHPSYIEPFNGSATGVGGIIRDVLSMGARPIALGDSLRFGPIKDRKTLYVLKGVVKGISHYGNSIGVPTVCGETFFEECYATNPLVNAFCLGILPAGRMYSSRAKKVGQVLTLVGSSTGRDGIHGAVMASGEFSDAVESKRSHVQVGDPYFGKKLIEALMEIIERDLVVGIQDLGAAGLAGAVSEVASKSRMGAELYLERVTLREEGMNPYEILLSESQERMLLIVDEEKLKEIEEIIKKHHLEYAHVGKLTDSSMLIAYFHGQKVVELPVSLIVEEAPIYVREIREPSYIKEVRHFNQDLLPKVDVRKALRKLLTSLNICSKEWVYTQYDYQVGTNTVLKPGGDASILRIKWPYRPKLKSEKLLAINMEGNSRMVYLNPYEGGKFVIAEVCRNLACVGAKPVGISDCLNFGNPERPEVMWQLQEAIKGIAEACEYLGVPIVSGNVSLYNETVEGKNFRNIYPTPIVVGVGIVENRKFMDHKFKEEGDFIFLIGDLKRSSRLDGSEFLREIHGKVVGDVPVVNLEKEKALHKLLLRLIDDDLILSAHDVSTGGLIVCLLECVFGTSFGVGLNLYTDERLDFFLFSENPTRVVVSVKRDNVEAFKDITEEEGLDWMLLGRITEDKKLRIELYDELILEERVEDLEDLWKNSLERALSHTL, encoded by the coding sequence ATGGTTGAAGCTTACAAACTTCATGGACTTACCAAAGAGGAGTACGAGCGCATACTTGAAAAGCTTGGAAGAGAGCCAAACGAAGTAGAGCTTGGTATTCTCGGAGCTATGTGGTCCGAACACTGCTCTTACAAATCATCAAAGAGGCTCCTGAGAATGTTCCCTACCAAGTCGGATGCTGTCATTGTGGGACCTGGTGAAAACGCAGGAGTTGTGAAGGTAGATGATGATGTGTGGATAGCCTTCAAAGTAGAAAGTCACAACCACCCCTCTTACATAGAGCCTTTTAACGGATCTGCAACGGGTGTGGGAGGCATAATAAGGGATGTGCTTTCCATGGGTGCAAGACCTATAGCCTTGGGTGACTCTCTGAGGTTCGGACCTATTAAAGACCGCAAAACTTTGTACGTACTCAAAGGCGTGGTAAAGGGTATAAGTCACTACGGAAACTCCATAGGTGTACCGACTGTTTGTGGTGAAACTTTCTTTGAAGAATGTTACGCTACAAATCCACTTGTCAACGCTTTTTGCTTGGGTATTTTACCCGCTGGAAGGATGTATAGCTCAAGGGCTAAGAAGGTTGGACAGGTACTTACACTTGTCGGTTCTTCAACGGGAAGAGATGGTATACACGGTGCAGTAATGGCATCTGGTGAGTTTTCGGATGCTGTGGAGTCCAAAAGATCTCACGTGCAGGTAGGCGATCCGTACTTTGGTAAAAAACTCATAGAGGCTCTTATGGAGATAATTGAAAGGGATCTCGTTGTGGGTATTCAGGATCTTGGGGCTGCAGGTCTTGCAGGTGCTGTATCCGAGGTAGCAAGTAAGTCACGTATGGGTGCTGAGTTGTATCTTGAGAGAGTGACGCTCAGGGAAGAAGGTATGAATCCTTACGAGATACTCCTTTCGGAAAGTCAGGAAAGGATGCTTCTGATAGTGGATGAGGAAAAGTTGAAGGAAATAGAAGAGATAATCAAGAAACACCACCTTGAGTACGCGCATGTAGGAAAGCTCACGGACAGTAGTATGTTGATAGCGTACTTTCACGGGCAAAAAGTAGTTGAGCTTCCTGTTAGTCTTATTGTTGAAGAAGCACCCATTTACGTAAGAGAGATCAGAGAACCCTCCTATATAAAGGAAGTAAGGCATTTTAATCAGGATCTTCTTCCAAAAGTAGATGTAAGAAAAGCCCTTCGCAAATTGCTTACTTCGTTAAATATTTGTTCCAAAGAGTGGGTGTATACCCAGTATGACTATCAGGTAGGAACTAACACAGTTTTGAAGCCCGGAGGTGATGCCAGTATTTTACGCATCAAGTGGCCATATCGTCCAAAACTCAAGAGCGAAAAGCTTTTGGCAATAAACATGGAAGGGAATTCAAGGATGGTTTATCTCAATCCCTATGAAGGTGGAAAGTTTGTTATAGCCGAAGTGTGCAGAAACTTAGCGTGTGTTGGAGCAAAACCTGTTGGTATCTCAGACTGTCTCAACTTTGGAAATCCTGAAAGACCAGAAGTTATGTGGCAGCTCCAAGAAGCCATAAAAGGTATAGCTGAAGCCTGTGAATATTTGGGTGTTCCTATAGTGAGTGGTAACGTATCCTTGTATAACGAAACTGTTGAAGGAAAAAACTTCAGGAACATATATCCCACGCCGATAGTAGTAGGGGTAGGAATCGTAGAAAATAGAAAATTCATGGATCACAAGTTTAAGGAAGAAGGAGATTTCATATTTCTCATAGGGGATCTAAAAAGAAGTTCAAGGCTTGACGGAAGTGAGTTTTTGAGAGAGATACACGGTAAAGTCGTCGGAGATGTGCCAGTGGTTAATCTTGAGAAAGAAAAAGCCCTTCACAAACTCCTTCTCAGACTTATAGACGATGATCTTATACTTTCAGCCCACGATGTATCAACGGGAGGACTTATAGTGTGCTTGCTTGAGTGCGTTTTTGGAACTTCCTTTGGAGTTGGTCTGAACCTATATACGGATGAAAGGCTTGATTTCTTTCTGTTTTCCGAAAATCCCACACGTGTGGTAGTGAGTGTAAAAAGGGATAACGTAGAAGCTTTTAAAGATATTACAGAGGAGGAAGGTTTAGATTGGATGCTTTTAGGAAGAATCACTGAAGATAAGAAGCTTAGAATAGAACTCTATGACGAACTTATCCTTGAGGAAAGAGTGGAAGATCTGGAGGACTTATGGAAAAACTCCTTAGAAAGAGCGTTATCACATACCTTATAA
- the surE gene encoding 5'/3'-nucleotidase SurE → MFTFLITNDDGYFSEGIKALREALKSLGKVICVAPDRNLSGVGHSLTFNSPLRIRRVDEDFWTVVGGTPADCVHLGYYLILDGKKPDLICSGINEGPNLGEDITYSGTVSGAMEGRILGIPSLAFSVFGRDDVDFAEIAKSAKEIVLRVLEKGMPEDTYLNVNIPNLRKEDVKGFLITKQGKRSYKEKVLKLSDPHGKPIYWITAEEFGWRLEEGTDYWAVYHGYVSITPLQLDMTNFGALEELKKNWEL, encoded by the coding sequence ATGTTTACTTTTTTGATCACCAATGATGATGGTTACTTTTCTGAAGGGATAAAAGCTCTCAGGGAAGCCTTAAAAAGCTTAGGTAAGGTGATTTGCGTAGCTCCGGATAGAAACCTGAGCGGTGTAGGTCACTCTCTCACTTTCAACTCACCTTTGAGAATTAGGAGGGTGGATGAGGATTTCTGGACAGTTGTAGGAGGAACGCCTGCAGACTGCGTACATCTTGGTTATTATCTCATACTGGACGGTAAAAAACCCGATCTCATCTGCTCAGGTATAAACGAAGGACCCAATCTGGGAGAGGATATCACTTATTCCGGAACTGTATCTGGAGCTATGGAAGGTAGGATTTTAGGTATACCTTCTCTGGCTTTTTCAGTTTTCGGTAGGGATGATGTGGATTTTGCGGAGATAGCCAAATCGGCAAAGGAGATTGTTCTTAGAGTTTTAGAAAAGGGAATGCCCGAAGACACTTATCTAAACGTGAATATCCCCAATCTGAGAAAGGAAGATGTAAAGGGTTTTCTCATTACAAAGCAAGGAAAGAGAAGTTATAAAGAGAAGGTTTTGAAGCTTTCCGATCCTCATGGAAAGCCTATCTACTGGATCACCGCCGAAGAATTTGGATGGAGGCTCGAGGAAGGCACAGATTACTGGGCTGTTTATCACGGGTACGTTTCCATAACCCCATTACAGTTAGATATGACAAACTTTGGAGCTTTGGAGGAACTGAAAAAGAACTGGGAGTTATGA